The following are from one region of the Desulfuromonas acetexigens genome:
- a CDS encoding DUF4492 domain-containing protein — MLKKIWNFYRDGFRSMVLGRTLWKIVLIKVAVLLVLANFILPNHLNRNFDNAQERAAHVLDNLTEPGIAAGE; from the coding sequence ATGCTGAAAAAGATCTGGAACTTTTATCGGGACGGCTTCCGCTCCATGGTCCTGGGACGCACCCTGTGGAAGATCGTCCTGATCAAGGTGGCAGTCCTGCTCGTCCTCGCCAATTTCATCCTGCCCAACCATCTCAACCGCAACTTTGATAATGCCCAAGAGCGGGCCGCGCACGTTCTCGATAATCTCACCGAACCCGGCATCGCCGCCGGGGAATAA
- a CDS encoding cytochrome ubiquinol oxidase subunit I, giving the protein MIESLDLSMVNWARAQFALTAMFHWIFVPLTLGLSFLLAFFETLYVRTGNEAWKRITKFWMSLFAVNFAIGVATGIILEFEFGTNWSNYSWMVGDIFGAPLAAEGIFAFFIEATFFAVMFFGWNRVSKGFHLFSTWMVAVGSNLSALWILVANGWMQYPVGMKFNPESARFEMENFFEVLLSPVAIGKFTHVTSSSFQLACLFIVGVSSWFLLRRRHQEMAKRSIIVASIFGLFASGFVAFTGDESAHKVGQFQPMKLAAMEGLYDGEVGAPLLIFGVPNLEKRPGDDLPAFHEAVGIPYALSFLTNRSFNSFVPGINDLLYGNAEHGVMGVTEKMTLGKQAVEQLALYKGAKKVGNDAAAQQALVGFEQTSPYLGYGYLNSAEEAVPPIALNFFSFRVMVGLGMFFPLLFLAFLIATLYDKIAEQKWLLVTGVASLFLGYIASEAGWVVAEVGRQPWAIQGLLPVGVARSNLTAATVAGTFFMFLFLFTVLLVAEVRIMLKQIAIGPEEN; this is encoded by the coding sequence GTGATCGAATCGCTCGACCTGTCGATGGTCAACTGGGCACGGGCCCAGTTTGCCCTCACTGCCATGTTCCACTGGATTTTCGTCCCCCTGACCCTGGGGCTCTCGTTTCTGCTGGCCTTCTTCGAGACCCTCTATGTCCGCACCGGCAACGAAGCCTGGAAACGCATCACCAAGTTCTGGATGTCCCTCTTCGCGGTCAACTTCGCCATCGGCGTCGCCACCGGTATCATCCTCGAATTCGAGTTCGGCACCAACTGGTCGAACTATTCGTGGATGGTCGGCGACATCTTCGGTGCGCCCCTGGCCGCCGAGGGAATCTTCGCTTTCTTCATCGAGGCGACCTTCTTTGCCGTGATGTTCTTCGGCTGGAACCGGGTCTCCAAAGGCTTTCACCTCTTTTCGACCTGGATGGTCGCGGTCGGCTCCAATCTCTCGGCCCTGTGGATCCTGGTCGCCAACGGCTGGATGCAATATCCGGTCGGCATGAAGTTCAACCCGGAAAGCGCCCGCTTCGAGATGGAAAACTTCTTTGAAGTGCTGCTGTCGCCGGTGGCCATCGGCAAATTCACCCACGTCACCAGCTCCAGCTTCCAGCTCGCCTGCCTCTTCATCGTCGGCGTCTCCTCCTGGTTCCTGCTCCGCCGCCGCCATCAGGAAATGGCCAAGCGCAGCATCATCGTCGCCTCGATCTTCGGCCTCTTCGCCTCCGGTTTCGTCGCCTTCACCGGGGACGAGTCGGCCCACAAAGTCGGTCAATTCCAGCCAATGAAGCTGGCGGCCATGGAAGGCCTCTACGACGGCGAGGTCGGCGCGCCCCTGTTGATCTTCGGTGTCCCCAATCTTGAAAAACGCCCGGGGGATGATCTGCCCGCCTTCCACGAGGCGGTGGGGATCCCTTACGCCCTCTCCTTTCTGACCAACCGCTCTTTCAACAGCTTCGTCCCCGGCATCAACGACCTGCTCTACGGCAACGCCGAGCATGGCGTGATGGGGGTCACCGAGAAGATGACCCTCGGCAAGCAGGCGGTGGAACAGCTCGCTCTCTACAAGGGTGCGAAAAAGGTCGGTAACGACGCGGCGGCGCAACAGGCGCTGGTCGGTTTCGAGCAGACCAGTCCCTACCTCGGCTACGGCTACCTGAACAGCGCCGAGGAAGCGGTCCCCCCCATCGCCCTCAACTTCTTCAGTTTCCGCGTCATGGTCGGGCTGGGGATGTTCTTCCCCCTGCTCTTCCTCGCCTTTCTCATCGCCACCCTCTACGACAAGATCGCCGAGCAGAAATGGCTGCTGGTCACCGGCGTCGCCTCCCTCTTCCTCGGCTACATCGCTTCGGAAGCGGGCTGGGTCGTCGCCGAGGTCGGCCGCCAGCCCTGGGCCATCCAGGGGCTGCTGCCGGTGGGCGTAGCCCGTTCCAACCTGACTGCGGCGACGGTGGCGGGAACCTTCTTCATGTTCCTGTTCCTCTTCACCGTCCTGCTGGTCGCGGAAGTTCGCATCATGCTCAAACAAATCGCCATCGGTCCGGAGGAGAACTGA